One Xyrauchen texanus isolate HMW12.3.18 chromosome 2, RBS_HiC_50CHRs, whole genome shotgun sequence genomic window carries:
- the LOC127617339 gene encoding uncharacterized protein LOC127617339, protein MTGFYRYMLLLLGFFSMTKKTDGVQVNAARSGITSQSSTNGNWLSQNAIDGVSRRCTHTISQANPWWRVDLQKTLSVDRVVITNRRDCCSERINGAEIRVGHIADIYRNPLCSVIPSIPAGASYTYSCGGMLGRYVYVVIPSASAILTLCEVEVYGDLSGNLALGKNATQASTWYTWYAGQANDGNLGLLQPSTACSATYYHNNPWWRVDLHNVYKVNRVIVTNRADCCLDQVNGAKIIIGNSLENNGNSNSICAVIPSIVAGESAIFDCDYMEGRYVNLISPRNSTALTLCEVEVYGIGPWLKRSFVRIEFKSSASLTDSALRVDLLTQLQSALATRGISDVMLRWSQMPKQDKRQKQDVKRKCP, encoded by the exons TGAATGCAGCACGTTCGGGCATAACCAGCCAGTCATCGACAAATGGCAACTGGCTTTCCCAGAATGCTATTGATGGTGTGAGCAGAAGATGTACCCATACTATTTCACAGGCCAACCCATGGTGGAGAGTGGATCTGCAGAAGACGCTCAGTGTAGACAGAGTGGTCATCACTAACAGACGAGATTGCTGTTCAGAGAGGATAAATGGGGCAGAGATTCGAGTTGGACACATTGCTGACATTTACAGGAACCCTTT ATGTTCTGTAATTCCTAGTATTCCTGCTGGGGCATCATACACCTACTCATGTGGTGGGATGTTGGGACGTTATGTGTATGTGGTTATTCCTTCAGCTTCAGCAATATTGACTCTCTGTGAGGTGGAAGTCTATGGAGATTTGTCAG GAAATTTGGCATTGGGAAAAAATGCAACACAGGCATCAACATGGTACACCTGGTATGCTGGACAAGCCAATGATGGTAATCTAGGTCTCTTGCAGCCGTCGACAGCGTGCTCCGCTACATATTATCATAATAACCCATGGTGGAGGGTGGATCTGCATAATGTGTACAAAGTAAACAGAGTGATCGTCACTAACAGAGCAGACTGCTGTCTAGATCAAGTAAATGGAGCTAAAATTATCATCGGAAACTCTTTGGAGAACAACGGCAACAGCAACTCCAT ATGTGCTGTGATTCCTAGTATTGTAGCCGGTGAATCTGCCATCTTTGATTGTGACTATATGGAGGGTCGGTATGTGAATCTGATCAGTCCTAGAAATTCAACGGCTCTAACTCTGTGTGAGGTGGAAGTCTACGGAATAG GCCCCTGGTTAAAGCGTTCATTTGTGAGGATAGAATTTAAATCCAGCGCAAGTCTGACTGACTCTGCATTGAGAGTCGACCTCCTTACACAG CTGCAGTCTGCTCTGGCCACAAGGGGCATATCGGATGTGATGTTGCGTTGGTCTCAGATGCCCAAACAGGACAAGAGACAGAAACAAGATGTCAAAC GTAAATGTCCTTAA